The nucleotide sequence ATGTTGTCAAAAAATACGGGGAGCTGAAGGTGATTCCGGAATTGTCTCTTGAGATCAAGAAGGGTGAATTTTTCACCCTTCTGGGTCCTTCGGGCTGCGGAAAAACGACCCTGTTACGTATGATTGCAGGGTTTAACAGCATTGAAGGCGGGACGATTCAATTCAATGACCGTGTTATTAATCAAGTGGCTCCTGGCAAGCGAAATATCGGTATGGTGTTTCAAAATTACGCCATTTTCCCCCATTTATCCGTTATAGGGAACGTCGCCTTCGGTTTGCAAAATCGTAAAGTATCCAAAGAAGAAATTGCTTCAAGAGTCGATGAAATATTAAATGTTGTACAAATTAACGAATACAAGGATCGGATGCCTGATAAGCTGTCGGGTGGTCAACAACAACGTGTTGCATTAGCTAGGGCGATCGTCATTCGTCCCGATGTGCTACTAATGGATGAACCGCTATCCAATTTGGACGCTAAGCTTCGTATTGATATGCGTAATGCCATTAAAGAGATTCAGCAAGAAGTAGGAATTACAACGGTTTACGTTACACATGACCAGGAAGAAGCAATGGCGGTTTCTGACCGTATCGCAGTAATGAAGTCTGGAATAATCCAGCAGGTGGGAAGTCCTCAAGAAATTTATCAACGACCATCTAATGTATTCGTAGCGACTTTCATCGGCAGAACGAACATTATCGATGCTACGCTCATCCAGGATGGATCAGGCTACAATCTTAAATTGGGCTCTAACTATCAAGAAAGCTTTGCTCAGCTTAACGTTCCATCGTCTAAAGCAGGGTCTACGATTGCTGTTCAAGTATCCGTCCGACCAGAGGAATTCGTCATTTCCGATGTAGGAACAGGACTAAAGGCGACGATTGTAAGCAGCATCTTCTTGGGATTAAATACGCATTATTTTGTTACTCTTGAATCTGGGCAACGTGTAGAAATTACACAAGAATCAACGACTGGTGCAATTTTAACGCCAGGCTCGACTGTTCACCTAACGATTAAGAAGGAAAAGGTGAACATCTATAACGAAGTTGGGGAAGTTAACTATTCCGGGGGTGGTCGTCCGTGACAACCCGTAAAAGGTTTGATATTTGGACGAGTATCTCCTTAATTATTTTCGCAGTATACATGATTTTCTTAGCGTATCCTTTGTTTACATTGCTACTGAAGAGCTTCTTCGATGGAAAGAGTGGCGATTTTTCCTTTGCCTACTTCCAGAAGTTTTTTAGTAAGCAGTATTATTTCAATGCGTTATTCAACAGTATTAAGGTTACGATCAGCGTTACTCTGCTTTCCATCCTAATTGCTGGGCCGCTAGCTTACATTATGACAACCGTAAAAATTAAGGGCGGCAACTTTATTAAAATATTAATATTAATCTCTTCGATGTCGGCTCCCTTCATAGGAGCTTACTCTTGGATTTTGCTATTGGGTAGAAATGGTGTAATTACAAACTTCGTTAGAGATGTATTCGGATTCACAATGCCTGACGTCTATGGATTCACAGGAATTGTCCTTGTGCTTACGTTGCAGCTGTCGCCTCTCATCTTCATGTTCGTTTCAGGCGCGCTTAAGAACGTCGATAATTCCTTAATGGAAGCTGCAGAAAGCATGAATTGTACAGGGATTCGTAAAATGTGGAAGGTGCTTGTTCCGCTTATTACACCGACGATTCTTGCAGGTGGATTACTCGTCTTCATGCGTGCATTGGCTGACTTTGGTACGCCGATGCTTATTGGGGAAGGATATAAAACGATACCTGTTTTGATTTTCACCGAGTTCATAAGTGAAGTCGGCGGTGATGATGGATTTGCTGCAGCAATTAGCGTGCTGGTCGTCATCTTTGCAACTGCAGTATTTTTGCTTCAGAAGTACGTATCGAATCGTAAATCCTTTACGATGAGTGCGCTTAATCCGATCGAACCAAAGCAAAAGAAAGGGCTAAGCAATATCGTCCTTCACGGAATCGTCTATTTGTATACTGCAATTGCACTTATGCCACAGTTGTATGTCATGTACACATCATTCCTGAAAACATCTGGTCGCATTTTCGTTAAGGGCTACTCCTTCGATAGCTATCGTCAAGCTTTCTCCAAAATTGGCGATTCGATCTACAATACGTTTTTGTTAGCAGGTATTTCAATAATTCTTATTATTGTTATCGCCATGCTAATCGCTTATGTCACAGTAAAGCGTAAGAGTGCATTGACGAACGTCCTTGACGTATTTACGATGTTCCCTTACATTGTGCCAGGCTCCATTCTAGGTATTGCATTGCTTGTGTCTTTCAACCAGAAGCCAATGCTGTTTAGTGGAACAATGATAATTATGGTTGTTGCTTTCGTCATTCGAAGGTTGCCCTATACGATCCGCTCAAGTGCAGCGGTCTTACACCAAGTGAATGACAGTATCGAGGAAGCATCTATTAGTCTAGGTGCCTCTACGATGAGGACGTTCTATAAGATCACGCTGCCAATGATGATTTCAGGAGTCATTGCTGGAGCAATCATTAGCTGGATCACAATCATCACTGAATTAAGCACTTCAATTATTTTGTACACAGGTAGAACGAAGACGATGACCGTTGCGATCTATACAGAAGTTATTCGAGGCAATTATGGCGTCGCGGCTGCATTATCAACCATTCTTACGATAATAACCGTTCTATCATTATTATTGTTCTTCAAATTGTCAGGTAAGAAAGAAGTGACGATGTAACTCGTTATGATAGAATGAATAGAGCTGGTGCCTGCAATATTGCGGGTACCAGCTTTTGCTCAAGTATATAGAGGTGAAGCGGATGAAGGCACCAAAAAGGAACTTTAAAGAATCAATCAGACATCTGTTTTTAATGTATACTTTAGTGCCTATTGCGATTTTATTTCTATTATTTTTGTTGTTTACTGTCATTAACTCAAAAATCATCCTGTCAAATAAGACGAATGATGCAAACCGTACGATTAATCATGCGCTATTTGAAGTATATAACAATTACTCGCAAGAGCTTAATCGCATGGCAAGCTCGACGCAAGTGATCGATTTTATTCGTAC is from Candidatus Cohnella colombiensis and encodes:
- a CDS encoding ABC transporter ATP-binding protein, which translates into the protein MSVAISFRDVVKKYGELKVIPELSLEIKKGEFFTLLGPSGCGKTTLLRMIAGFNSIEGGTIQFNDRVINQVAPGKRNIGMVFQNYAIFPHLSVIGNVAFGLQNRKVSKEEIASRVDEILNVVQINEYKDRMPDKLSGGQQQRVALARAIVIRPDVLLMDEPLSNLDAKLRIDMRNAIKEIQQEVGITTVYVTHDQEEAMAVSDRIAVMKSGIIQQVGSPQEIYQRPSNVFVATFIGRTNIIDATLIQDGSGYNLKLGSNYQESFAQLNVPSSKAGSTIAVQVSVRPEEFVISDVGTGLKATIVSSIFLGLNTHYFVTLESGQRVEITQESTTGAILTPGSTVHLTIKKEKVNIYNEVGEVNYSGGGRP
- a CDS encoding iron ABC transporter permease, with the protein product MIFLAYPLFTLLLKSFFDGKSGDFSFAYFQKFFSKQYYFNALFNSIKVTISVTLLSILIAGPLAYIMTTVKIKGGNFIKILILISSMSAPFIGAYSWILLLGRNGVITNFVRDVFGFTMPDVYGFTGIVLVLTLQLSPLIFMFVSGALKNVDNSLMEAAESMNCTGIRKMWKVLVPLITPTILAGGLLVFMRALADFGTPMLIGEGYKTIPVLIFTEFISEVGGDDGFAAAISVLVVIFATAVFLLQKYVSNRKSFTMSALNPIEPKQKKGLSNIVLHGIVYLYTAIALMPQLYVMYTSFLKTSGRIFVKGYSFDSYRQAFSKIGDSIYNTFLLAGISIILIIVIAMLIAYVTVKRKSALTNVLDVFTMFPYIVPGSILGIALLVSFNQKPMLFSGTMIIMVVAFVIRRLPYTIRSSAAVLHQVNDSIEEASISLGASTMRTFYKITLPMMISGVIAGAIISWITIITELSTSIILYTGRTKTMTVAIYTEVIRGNYGVAAALSTILTIITVLSLLLFFKLSGKKEVTM